In the genome of Streptomyces collinus, one region contains:
- a CDS encoding DUF3040 domain-containing protein codes for MPQSEDHRLVDLEARLEQEDPRFTRAMRSGRPARPREYRRTGAWWGLALGVAVLACGIALAQGLLIAGGLVLVGMAAQLADPDPARMAHRGFGRR; via the coding sequence GTGCCCCAGTCCGAAGACCACCGCCTCGTCGATCTCGAAGCACGACTCGAGCAGGAGGACCCCCGGTTCACCCGGGCCATGAGATCCGGCCGCCCCGCCCGGCCCCGGGAGTACCGGCGTACCGGCGCCTGGTGGGGGCTGGCACTCGGCGTCGCCGTGCTGGCCTGCGGCATCGCCCTGGCCCAGGGGCTGCTCATCGCGGGCGGGCTGGTCCTCGTCGGCATGGCGGCCCAGCTGGCCGATCCGGACCCGGCCCGCATGGCGCACCGGGGCTTCGGACGGCGTTGA
- a CDS encoding class F sortase: protein MAASPPALPGPDPGPEQSKRRLRTVVSVLWAVAALVLAVSLVGGRGGSSDAAGPPHAPPAVAASPAVPEVPATPPTSAAPQRSAAPQRSAAPQRSAAPQRSAAAGAGRHLPRSRPVRLLIPKISVDAPFTDLAIGSSGQLEPPPSHDTNLVGWYAKGHTPGEAGTAIIAGHVDTATSPAVFAGLSELRKGDRFQVARADGGKATFVVYATESFEKDAFPSDRVYGDTPDAQVRLITCAGAYDRQARDYTENLVVFARLV, encoded by the coding sequence ATGGCAGCCAGTCCCCCCGCTCTCCCCGGCCCAGACCCCGGCCCCGAACAGTCGAAGCGGCGGCTGCGCACCGTCGTGTCGGTGCTGTGGGCGGTGGCCGCCCTCGTCCTGGCCGTGAGCCTGGTCGGCGGCCGCGGTGGGTCGTCCGACGCCGCAGGCCCGCCGCACGCCCCGCCGGCCGTGGCCGCGAGCCCGGCCGTCCCCGAGGTGCCCGCCACGCCGCCCACGTCCGCCGCGCCGCAACGGTCCGCCGCGCCTCAACGGTCCGCCGCGCCGCAACGGTCCGCCGCGCCGCAACGGTCCGCCGCGGCCGGCGCCGGCCGGCATCTGCCGCGGTCCCGGCCGGTCCGCCTGCTCATCCCCAAGATCTCCGTCGACGCGCCCTTCACCGACCTCGCCATCGGCAGCTCGGGCCAGCTGGAGCCCCCGCCGTCGCACGACACCAACCTCGTCGGCTGGTACGCCAAGGGCCACACCCCCGGAGAGGCGGGTACCGCGATCATCGCGGGGCACGTGGACACCGCGACCTCCCCGGCCGTCTTCGCCGGGCTCAGCGAGCTGAGGAAGGGCGACCGGTTCCAGGTGGCGCGGGCCGACGGCGGCAAGGCGACCTTCGTCGTCTACGCCACGGAGTCGTTCGAGAAGGACGCCTTCCCCAGCGACCGCGTCTACGGCGACACACCGGACGCCCAGGTCCGGCTCATCACCTGCGCGGGTGCCTACGACCGTCAGGCCCGGGACTACACCGAGAACCTGGTCGTCTTCGCCCGCCTCGTCTGA